A DNA window from Xanthomonas campestris pv. campestris str. ATCC 33913 contains the following coding sequences:
- a CDS encoding fumarylacetoacetate hydrolase family protein, producing MTHDVIPAADVPRIPVVGGGSFPVHRIYCVGRNFADHAREMGATAPASKAERGQPTFFMKPADAIVVGHGDHIPYPPGTKELHHEVELVVALGSDAPAGELPVDQAEALIYGYGVGLDLTRRDLQAAAKAKGLPWDIAKGFDHSAPISELVHAGEVGALDALNLSLEVNGEVRQQSLLDQMIWNVPEILHELSKLYALRAGDLIFMGTPAGVGPLLPGDHFSARLENVAERHGIIAD from the coding sequence ATGACCCACGATGTGATTCCCGCTGCCGATGTCCCGCGCATTCCGGTGGTGGGTGGCGGCAGTTTTCCGGTGCACCGCATCTACTGCGTCGGCCGCAACTTTGCAGATCACGCCCGAGAAATGGGTGCCACCGCGCCGGCGTCCAAGGCCGAACGTGGCCAGCCCACGTTCTTCATGAAACCGGCCGACGCCATCGTGGTGGGTCATGGCGACCACATCCCCTACCCGCCCGGCACCAAGGAGCTGCACCACGAGGTGGAGCTGGTGGTGGCCTTGGGCAGCGATGCACCCGCCGGTGAACTGCCTGTGGACCAGGCCGAGGCCCTGATCTATGGCTACGGCGTGGGCCTGGACCTGACCCGTCGTGATCTGCAGGCCGCGGCCAAGGCCAAAGGCCTGCCCTGGGACATCGCCAAGGGCTTCGATCATTCCGCACCGATCAGCGAGCTGGTGCATGCCGGCGAAGTGGGTGCACTGGATGCATTGAACCTGTCGCTGGAAGTCAACGGCGAAGTGCGCCAGCAATCGTTGCTGGACCAGATGATCTGGAACGTGCCGGAGATCCTGCATGAGCTGTCCAAGCTCTATGCATTGCGCGCGGGCGATCTGATCTTCATGGGCACGCCGGCCGGCGTCGGCCCGTTGTTGCCGGGCGATCACTTCAGTGCGCGCCTGGAAAACGTGGCCGAACGCCACGGCATCATCGCGGACTGA
- the mscL gene encoding large-conductance mechanosensitive channel protein MscL → MGMVSEFKQFAMRGNVIDLAVGVVIGAAFGKIVTALVEKIIMPPIGWAIGNVDFSRLAWVLKPAGVDATGKEIPAVVIGYGDFINTVVQFVIIAFAIFLVVKLINRLSQRKPDAPKGPSEEVLLLREIRDSLKNDTLKNPTVP, encoded by the coding sequence ATGGGAATGGTCAGCGAATTCAAGCAATTCGCGATGCGTGGCAATGTCATCGACCTGGCGGTCGGTGTGGTCATCGGCGCGGCGTTCGGCAAGATCGTCACCGCGCTGGTGGAAAAGATCATCATGCCGCCGATCGGCTGGGCCATCGGCAACGTGGATTTTTCGCGGCTGGCGTGGGTGCTCAAACCGGCGGGCGTGGATGCCACCGGCAAGGAAATTCCTGCCGTGGTGATCGGCTACGGTGACTTCATCAACACCGTCGTGCAGTTCGTGATCATTGCCTTTGCGATCTTCCTGGTGGTCAAACTGATCAACCGCCTCAGCCAGCGCAAGCCGGATGCTCCCAAGGGCCCGAGCGAAGAAGTGCTGCTGCTGCGCGAGATCCGCGACTCGCTCAAGAACGACACGCTCAAGAATCCGACCGTGCCGTAA